The Papaver somniferum cultivar HN1 unplaced genomic scaffold, ASM357369v1 unplaced-scaffold_18, whole genome shotgun sequence genome includes a window with the following:
- the LOC113337987 gene encoding F-box/kelch-repeat protein At3g06240-like: MHLNFTPHRNISNNLILGGCSFDAIYSVSCDSLDFGPSLCEENEITLSEMWYPYISSRYAVELLGSCNGLVCLMYNSRRFFGNGNGFCTKFFFCIWDPATHEYKKVREPTNKIAFENIGIYAFGCDHKNDDYKLVIGLDSTHTGSVVQVYTLGSDSWGSVITIPYCFYSNRKSGVLVNGDFHWLAEQGRLIVSLDISDERFKVMEVPIKLRENGHWFITEAVLEGYLCVLVVFDTDTDDYGDGSDDGDGSDDDHGPVEVWVLQDYGVRESWIKRYIITHEIIARNIMHHSFSLRFMWSSKNGQILITESGKLVLYDPKDGNAIERGMGRARGFRSEASYSESLVSVNSGTYARKGHIEEPIETENPKKKNMRMDRYSLQ, encoded by the coding sequence ATGCATCTTAATTTTACTCCGCATAGAAATATCTCTAACAATCTCATCCTTGGAGGTTGTTCTTTCGATGCAATCTACTCAGTAAGTTGTGATTCATTAGATTTTGGACCATCTCTGTGTGAGGAGAATGAAATTACTCTCTCTGAAATGTGGTACCCTTATATATCATCACGTTATGCAGTTGAATTATTAGGTTCTTGTAATGGTCTTGTTTGCCTTATGTATAACAGTAGAAGATTCTTTGGTAATGGTAATGGTTTTTGCACAAAATTCTTCTTCTGTATTTGGGACCCAGCCACTCATGAATACAAGAAGGTACGCGAACCAACAAATAAAATTGCTTTTGAAAATATCGGGATCTATGCTTTTGGTTGTGATCACAAAAATGATGATTACAAATTGGTAATTGGTTTGGATTCTACTCACACTGGTTCTGTAGTCCAAGTCTATACATTAGGATCTGATTCATGGGGAAGCGTCATAACCATCCCTTATTGTTTCTATTCTAATCGGAAATCTGGGGTACTTGTTAATGGAGATTTTCATTGGTTAGCCGAGCAAGGAAGACTCATAGTCTCATTGGATATTAGCGATGAGAGATTCAAAGTAATGGAAGTGCCAATAAAACTCAGGGAGAATGGACATTGGTTTATTACTGAAGCAGTGTTAGAAGGGTATCTATGTGTACTCGTCGTGTTTGATACTGATACTGATGATTACGGTGATGGTAGTGATGATGGTGATGGTAGTGATGATGATCATGGTCCTGTTGAGGTATGGGTACTGCAAGATTATGGTGTTCGAGAATCTTGGATTAAACGTTATATCATCACCCATGAAATAATTGCTAGGAACATTATGCATCATTCCTTTTCTTTGAGGTTTATGTGGTCTTCTAAGAATGGTCAGATTTTAATAACGGAGTCTGGTAAGTTAGTTTTATATGACCCAAAAGATGGAAATGCTATTGAACGAGGTATGGGTAGAGCAAGGGGATTTAGGTCAGAAGCGAGTTATTCTGAAAGCTTAGTTTCAGTTAACTCTGGTACCTATGCGAGGAAAGGACACATAGAGGAACCAATTGAGACAGAGAATCCTAAGAAGAAAAACATGAGAATGGATCGTTATTCCTTACAGTAA